A stretch of the Salvia hispanica cultivar TCC Black 2014 unplaced genomic scaffold, UniMelb_Shisp_WGS_1.0 HiC_scaffold_1487, whole genome shotgun sequence genome encodes the following:
- the LOC125198459 gene encoding F-box protein SKIP19-like, with translation MAALPPSPPWTELPDDLMENILQRLDTEDIVMGAQLVCSTWWRLCKNPALWRVNDLIQRSYTARNICRCGPHKLGSFCDCTADRFWSICRFAVDHSEGQLVELKLACFEMGGFLNYLAQRLVNYDSRIIINLPWKRLSMTAHTSESLDLQGF, from the exons ATGGCCGCGCTTCCACCATCGCCGCCATGGACCGAACTTCCCGACGATTTGATGGAGAATATCCTGCAAAGGTTGGACACCGAAGACATAGTAATGGGTGCGCAGCTAGTGTGTAGTACATGGTGGAGACTCTGCAAAAATCCTGCATTGTGGCGCGTGAATGATCTGATACAACGAAGTTACACGGCCAGGAACATCTGCCGTTGCGGGCCCCACAAACTTGGGAGCTTTTGCGATTGCACAGCTGACAGATTTTGGAGCATTTGCCGCTTTGCAGTGGATCACAGCGAGGGACAATTGGTCGAGCTAAAGCTTGCCTGTTTTGAAATGGGTGGCTTCCTAAACTACCTAGCTCAGcg GTTGGTGAACTATGATTCtagaatcattattaatttaccTTGGAAACGATTGTCAATGACTGCCCACACCTCAGAATCACTTGATCTCCAGGGATTTTGA